In Pirellulales bacterium, the DNA window ATCGAGCGAGCGTACGACGGTCGACAGCGTATCTCCGCCGACCGTGTCAACCGCGCCGGCCCAGCGCGTGGGCAACAGCGGCTTGTCGCTCGTGTCGTGCAATTCCTCGCGTGAAATGATTTCGGCGGCGCCCGCCATTTTCAGCAGGTCGTGGCTGGCCGGCTTACCGCTCGAGGCGACGACGTGGTAACCCATCTTGGCCAACAGCGCCACCGAGATGATGCCGACGCCGCCACTGCTGCCCGTAACGACGATCGGACCTTTTCCCGGCTCGATGCCATGATGGACAATCGCCGCCACACTTTGCGCGGCTGTAAAGCCGGCGGTGCCGTAGATCATGCTCTCGCGCAGCGTCAGTCCGGCAGGGAGGGGTACGACCCAGCCGGCCGGCACGCGCACGTACTCAGAGAAGCCGCCCCAGGTGTTTTGCCCCAGGTCGTATCCGGTGACGAGCACCTCGTCCCCTGCGCGAAACTCGGGGGACCGGCTGTCGACCACCGAACCGGCCGCGTCGATGCCGGGAATATGTGGGTATTTTCGGGTCACGCCTGGCCGGCCCGCGGCGGACAGCCCATCCTTGAAATTCAACGACGAATAGGCCACGCGAATCAGTACGTCGCCCGGGGGGAGCTCATCAATGGCTTTGTGCGTCACCGTGGCATGGGCTTTGCCTGCCTCGTCCTTGGTGACGAAATAGCAACGGAACCGATCGGGCGTCATGGTGATCTCCGCAGAGCGATAAGATGTGTCGAAGCGATGTGTCCACCGCTCAAGGTAGAAGCTGTTACGCGTCGATGCAAACTGACAGCCCGGTTACAGCCGGGGTTTCGTTGACACCCCCCCAGGGGGCCCTATAATTTCCTCGCGGAACGGATCCAGAAACATTTGACGGCGGCATCTAGGCCGCGTGACGATCTACGGAGAAAAAATCATGGCCGGCAATGTCACGGAATTCAACGACGCGAATTTTCAGAACGAAGTCATCGATAGCTCCGATCCGGTGCTTGTCGATTTTTGGGCTCCCTGGTGCGGCCCTTGCCGCATGATCGCTCCGTTGGTCGAGGAATTGGCAACGGAATACAAGGGATCGGTCAAGATCGGCAAAATCAACATCGACGACAGCCCCAGCGCCGCTACGCAGTATGGCGTCAGCAGCATCCCCACTTTGATCATTTTCAAAGGGGGAGAAGTGGTTGATCGTTTCGTCGGCGTGCAGCCGAAGAGCCGTTTGCAAGCAGCGCTCGAAGAAGCACGCGGCTGATCACGCGACGCTATCGCAAAAAGTGAAATAGAGCGCCGGTTCGCCGCGGAAACAACACGCGGTGGACCGGCGCTGTTTTTTTGCTGGCAGTGCTAGGCACGCAATCGGGGCGCGAACGCCACTGATTCGGCTGGATATCGACATCGCATCCGGCCGATCATCTGAAGGTGGCGAACTCTCGCTGCCGGCGCGGTGCATGCATTGACCGTGCCGCGCCTTTAGGCCCCCAATCTCGGCGGCCGCATGTCAGAATCGATCCAGACTCGCGCGACCACTCCGGAGCCGAAAAACGCTCTCGCGGCCATGCCTGCCGGAGCGCGTATCGATGCTGCGCACGTGCTGGGATCGGGCTCGGCAGCCCCCGCTGACCAAACGGCGCCCGTTGCCGCCGACACTCCGCCGACAGAAGTGGTCGTCCCGAGCGCTCCTGCCCTGGAATTGCTGTCGCAGATGCGCACGCAAGGGCGGCAGCTTGCGCAACTGTTGCACCAGCGTCAACAGGACCTCGATCGACGCGAATCGCAGCAGCATGCCCACGCCGCGGAACTCGAAATTCAACGCCGCGCGGCCGAGGTCTGGCTTTCGGCCCGACATCATGAGTTGGCCGAGCGCGAGGAGCAGCTCGCGGCGCGCGAACGAGAAGCCGCTGACGCCACGTCGCGTGTGTCGGCGGCCGAGTCGTATCTGGACGCGGCCCGTCGCGAGTTTGAAACCGACCTGAAACGGCGAGAAAACGAGCTGGTCCGCGACCGCCAGGAATTGGAACGCAAGCGCGAGCGTCTGGAATGTCAGGCCACGGCTCAGCGGGCCGCGCAGCATGATTTCGAAGAACGTCGCCAGCGCGAGCACGATTTTCTGGTGAGAAGTCGGCAGCAAACCGAACAGCAGCGCGCGACCAGCGCCGACGTCGCGCGCCAGGCGCTTGTTGCTTTAGAGAAGCGTCGCGTGGCCATCGAGCACGAGGCCGTGACCGTCGAGCGACGTCGGGCCGAACTAGCCGAGATCGCCCGCCGCCCCAGCCCCGAACAGATTCGCATGGCCAGGGCGAGTGCCGAACTTTCCGAACGTCTCGCCGCGCGCGAGGAGCAACTCACGCAGGCCGAGCAATTGCAAACGCTCGCCGAGGCCGAACTGCTCGCCATTCGCAGCGACCTCGACGCCGAGCGTGAGCAGTTGGCGCAAGATGCGCGTACCGAGCGGCGCCGCCAGGTCGAGCACGAGCGGCAGGCGTCTGCCGAAGTTGCCGAGCAACGCGAAGGTCTGCGACGCCAGCGACTGCAACTGGACGAACGGCAAGTGACCTTGGAGCGCATGCGCGCCGAACTCAGCGAACTGCACCAGTCCGCGCTGGAATCACGGCTCGTGGCCGAGGAGACGCTGGTTCTCTTGGCCGGCGTCGCGGCCTCGGCCGATGTGGGACGGTCGCTCGCCGAAACTCGCGCACGGTTGGCCGATCATTGGCGGCTGGCCGTCGGGCGAGTAGCTGACGAGAAGGACTCGCTCGCGCGGATGAGCGCGGAGGTCGATTTGCAAGCCAAGAAGCTCGCCGCACAGCGTGACGAAATGTCAGGCTGGGTCGAACGCCGTCAGGCGGAATTCGACCGCCAGTCCGCGGTGCTAGCCGAGCGGGAAGAAGAACTTCGCCAGCTCGAGCGCGTTCATCGCAACCAGCGCGAGGAATGGGATCGGCACCGGCTGGCCTTCGAGCAGCAGTTACGCCAGGCGATGAAGCGATTGCGCGACGAGAACCAGATCAACCGTGCCTCGGCCTGATCCGCCGTCCGAGGTTCGCCCTCTCCGCGCGCGAAGTAAGAATAAAAGCGAAGGGAGAGATGTGCGCTCTAGCGGGCTCGCGTCTTCCGGCGCGTCGTTCCCTTATCCGCGGCAACCTTGTCAGCGGTGTCGCTATCCGACGGCAGGCTGGCTTGCTTGTCTTCGGCAAAGCCTCCTTCACTAGTGGCGGTCTCGCCAGGGCTCTTGGAGGGTTCGGCCGGCGCCTCGGCAGCCAGCTTCGTCGATTCCGTGGCGATCGACATGGCTGAGCGCAACTGGTCTTCGGTGAAGTACGGATCGCTCGGGCCAACAGCATTCTCGATACGCTTCGCGGCCAGCGTGTCCCAACTCATGCCATTGTTCAAATTCCAGGCCGCGGCTTGAGCGGCGCGCTGGTCAATCTTGCCGTTTCCCAACAGCGCACATAGCTCACGTACGCCCGCCTTTGCTTTGGCGTCTTGAATTGGCATCACGCGATAGGGGATCGCCGGGCGCGGCTCAGCCTTGCCATGTTCGAGACAGACGCAGGGGACTTTGAATTTGCCAACCTTCTCGGCCGGCACGTTCATCATGCCGCCCCCCATCATGCCGCCGCCCATACCACCACCCATGCCGCCTCCCATTCCTCCGCCCATGCCGCCCCCCATCATCTGACCGCCTGCACCGCCCGGGCGTGCGCCACCACCACCCAAGCCACCACCGCCCATTTGTGCGAGCACGGGCGCCGCGGCAAACGCGGCCGGCAGTTTCACGTTGAGAGGATTCTTGGTCTTATTCGTGATCACCACGTTGGCTTGCGTGGAATCCTTCGGAATGAACTTCACGTCGATCTGGTCGGCCTTCATCGCGTCGAACATGTCGACCGAGGGATCATCGGGGTTGAACTTGCCAAAGCCGGCCTTCGTCTTCTCGGCGGCGACCGATGCATTCGTGCAGGCCACGGCGATCGACATCGCCAGGACCAAAAAAGCGGTCGCACGCACGCAGCGGGAAGCGAACTTCGTAGTGGCGGACATGACAACACCCTTCTCGACTAATTCTCGTTCCGTTCCGGAGGACGACGTCACCTGGGGG includes these proteins:
- a CDS encoding YhdH/YhfP family quinone oxidoreductase, which codes for MTPDRFRCYFVTKDEAGKAHATVTHKAIDELPPGDVLIRVAYSSLNFKDGLSAAGRPGVTRKYPHIPGIDAAGSVVDSRSPEFRAGDEVLVTGYDLGQNTWGGFSEYVRVPAGWVVPLPAGLTLRESMIYGTAGFTAAQSVAAIVHHGIEPGKGPIVVTGSSGGVGIISVALLAKMGYHVVASSGKPASHDLLKMAGAAEIISREELHDTSDKPLLPTRWAGAVDTVGGDTLSTVVRSLDRAGCVAACGLVGGTALKLTVLPFILRGVNLVGIDSAECPMATRRRLWQHLATDWKPACLPRLASEIGFGELGAKVEQILAGQVAGRVLVKPTGN
- the trxA gene encoding thioredoxin; this translates as MAGNVTEFNDANFQNEVIDSSDPVLVDFWAPWCGPCRMIAPLVEELATEYKGSVKIGKINIDDSPSAATQYGVSSIPTLIIFKGGEVVDRFVGVQPKSRLQAALEEARG